The Clavelina lepadiformis chromosome 3, kaClaLepa1.1, whole genome shotgun sequence region TATGGGTTGCAGTGACAATTTCTTGTGAAAATTACAGggagaaattaaacaaaaatgcccaaaaaaggtttgtcaacCAGAAAGATGCTCTTACATTAACAAATCTTTCAGACAACAGACAGTAATAAATCACAAATTGTATAAAACTGCATGGAACTGATGTTAGcttatacaaataaataacaataatactaaaaatttgtaataattgCTCTCAAAGATTGCTTCCTTGAGAAGCAGGGGGGTCAGTTCCATTTGACCAAGGCTTATCAATCTCTTGAATGCTGTCAGTTACTTTTGTGAAATATCTGTCCGACTTGTAGCGCAACATTGATTCTTTTTCTAATTCCAGTTTGGCAATGCTAATGTCATTGTTGATGGCCTCAATTAATGCATCtgagaaaaatttaaattgagtTACAAATAGAATGGATGGACAAAGAAAAGTAAATAACCAAGTACTGTTAGTTAGTATTATCAGAGAGAAGAACCTAAAAACTTCTGCTATATCGCAAATTTAATAACCAATACATTACATATTTACATTTTCTATTGTAATTTTACCGCGATCAATTGAAATTTATGATTAGTCTGGCTATTACCCAATGATGAAAAGTTTTCCTCTCCTCGGATATAACCCAACATTACCACACTCAGTTGTTGTCCATAGAAATCCGATGGGAAGTGATGTATCACGTGTGTTTCCTACGTCACCAAAACATTAGCACAATGAGTAATTAT contains the following coding sequences:
- the LOC143449771 gene encoding riboflavin kinase-like; translation: MLEKILACLPYYCRGTVVKGFGRGSKELGIPTANFPEVVVENLPRDLPTGIYYGWAQVDKEEVHKMVMSVGWNPYYHNEKKSMETHVIHHFPSDFYGQQLSVVMLGYIRGEENFSSLDALIEAINNDISIAKLELEKESMLRYKSDRYFTKVTDSIQEIDKPWSNGTDPPASQGSNL